In Sphaerisporangium krabiense, the DNA window GAGGGCGGGCCACAGGTGGGCTCAACACACCTCAACCACCGGATCTGGTCTTCCAGCGGGACAGGCTGTGATCTTCAGCGGAAACACCTGGACAGTCCATGGGCCCAAATCCGGGTCGCGTCCGCCCGTGAGGCTCGGGTGCGCTGTTGGCGCAGTTATTGGGTGGGATCGCGGTGCTCGGCCACGACGGCGGGTCATGGGTGGGGGCGACGCACCTCAGCCATTGGACCTTCTGCGTCCGCTGTTGGCGCAGGTTAGGGGTGGGATCGCGGCGCTTGGCCACGATGGCGGGTCACGGGTGGGCTCATCACACCTCAACCACCAGACCCTTCCTACCGGTGGGACAGGCTGAGATCTCCCGCGTGAACACCTGGCTCGTCCAGGGGCGTGAATACGGTCGCGTCCGTCCTTGAGGCTTTACCGGAGGGTGGGGCTCGAGCGCCTGATAGGTCAGATCGCGGACGTGCAGCGCCTGGCATGGTCGCTGTTCGGAGTGGTCGTCGCGTTCGCTGCTTGAGGTTTGCGCCCGCTGTTGGCGCGGGTGATGGGTGGGATCGCGGGGTTTGGTCGGGGTTGTGGAGCATGACAGGGGGGTTGGCAGTTTGTCAGGTGATGTCTGGTGCGTCGGGTATGGGGGTTGCTTGGGGGGAGTGGTGGATTAAGATCTCTAAGGGTGTCTGAGTGCGAATCGGTGGGTGAGGGTGGCGTGGGCGAGGTCAGGGCGCCGGCGGGAGTCGATCCGTACACACCGAGTGTCGCGCGGATGTACGACTACTATCTCGGCGGCAAGGACAACTTCGCGTCCGATCGCGAGGCGGCCGAGAAGATCATTGAGATCCTGCCCAACCTGCGTGACATCGCCCGGGAGAACCGCGAGTTCCTGATCCGCGCGGTCACCTACCTCAGCCGTCAGGGCATCCGGCAGTTCCTGGACATCGGCGCGGGGCTGCCGACGCAGCGGAACGTGCACCAGGTCGCCCAGGAGCTCGTCCCCGAGTCCCGCGTCGTCTACGTCGACAACGACCCGATCGTCATGTCCCACGCCCGGGCGCTGCTCGCCGAGAACGACCGGGTGATCGCCGTGGACGCCGACATGCGCGACCCCGAGGCCCTGCTGGCCCGCCCGGAGATCCGGGCTCACCTCGACTTCACCAGGCCCGTGGCGATCCTGCTGCTCGGCGTGCTGCACTTCGTCCCGGACGACGAGGAGGCCGCGCGGATCGTCGCGACCCTGAAGACCGCGCTCGGGCCGGGCGGCCATCTGGTGATCTCGCACGGCTCGATCGGCGAGCTGAGCGACGAGCAGCAGTCGGCGGGCGAGCGGGTGTTCAGCCGCACGGCGGTGCCGGGGACCAGATCCCGCTCGCCGGAACAGGTGCGCGCGTTCTTCGACGGCCTGGAGCCGGTGGAGCCCGGCGTCGTCCCGCTGCAGGACTGGCGCCCCGACACCGATGTCCCTCTGGCCAGGCCCGGCGAGGCGGGCGCCGTGGGCGGCGTCGCCCGCATGGCCTGACCCTCGGCAACCCCCCGTCGCCCGCATGGCCTGATCCATGGCGGATCCACCCCATCCACCCCATCCACCCCATCCGGCGTCTCCACTCCCGCGCGACCGGGTTCGTCGATCTTTCCGAGGGTCCGCGCGTCGCCATTTCTCCCGGGCCACCTCTTCGTGTGTAGATCTTCCGCGCGCCGATCTCTCGGGGTGAACCTCCCGCGCGCCGTGCGCCGATCCTCCGCGCGCCGTCCCCTCCCGCGTCCGCTTCCCCCGGCCCTTTCGGACGGGAGCGCGTCGTCGTCGATCCGGGCGGCGGTCCGGAGGGCGCGAAGGGGGATTCGGGGGAGTCTTCCCAGGTAGAAGGGGGGTTAAAAGTTAGCTTCATGCTAGGCTGTCGAAGCGAAAAAATTTGCCCACCCTGTCCCGGCGCCCGTATGGTCCTGGCAATCGGGGACCTGGAGCACTTCATGAAGCGACTCACAGCGATCGCCGCCCTCGCGGTGGTCGCCACAGCCACCGCCTGCGGCACCACGGGGACCACCTCGTCGGGAGGCATCTACACGACGATCGACGGCGCGAAGCAGATCGACGCGAGCGCGCCGATCAACCCGTTCAACCCGCAGGGCAGCACGTTCGTCGGCTACGACACGATGTCCCTGGGCTGGCCCAAGAACGACCTCATGAACCCCGACTTGTTCTACCCCGGCCTGGCCGGGAGCTGGTCGGCCACGCCCGACCAGGGCGAGGTCGTGATCCACCTGCGCCCGAACGCGCGCTGGTCGGACGGCAAGCCCGTGACCAGCAAGGACGTGCGCACCTCGATCGGCCTGGCCTATACCCAGGGCGGCAGCGCCTACACGGTGAACGCGGGCGCGGCCGGGGCCGCGGCCGACGTGGTGATCGTGGACGACAAGACCGTCAAGATCACCCAGGGGGCCAACCGCAGCAACGCCTTCCTCAGGAACGTGCTCTCCACGGTGGTCGTGCCCGACCACGTGTACGGCGGGCTGCTGCCCGCGACCTTCTGGCGCACGCTCCAGGACGCCCGGGGCACGGGCCCGGCCGCGGACAAGGCCAAGACCGAGATCACCGGTCTGTCGCAGAAGGTCATCACCTTCTCGCCGCGCCAGGACGTCTCGGCGGGCCCCTTCGTGCTGGAGCGCGTGAACCCCGGCGCCGCGCTGCTGAAGCGCAACCCGTACTTCTACGACGCCGCCAAGATCGTGCCCGACAAGGTGAAGGTGCTCAACTACACGGGCAACGAGCAGATCTGGAACTACCTGGTCTCCGGCAAGCTCGACAGCGCCCCCTTCACCGCCGTCCCCGCCGCCGTCATGGCGCGGATCAAGGCGACCGCGGGCAACGAGATCCGCAAGGGTTACTCCCCGGTGGCGGCGTCGATGGCGTTCAACCAGTCCCGCAAGCCGTACGACAACGCGCACGTGCGCCGCGCGCTGGCCTACCTGATCGACCGCGGCCAGGTGACCAGGGTGGCCTCGCCCGAGGCGGGCACGCCGTCCATCGCCACCACCGGCATCCACGGCAGCGCCGCCAAGGCGTGGCTCGGCCCGGGACTCGCCGGGCTGAACCCGTACAACGTGGACCCGGCCAAGGCGGACCAGGAGCTGAGGGCGGCCGGCATGGTCAAGCGCAAGGGCCAGTGGGGCTTCGCGGACGGCAAGCCGTGGCAGGTGCGCCTGACGGTGCCCGCCGAGTTCTCCGACTGGGTGGCCGCGGCCAAGTCGATCACCAGCCAGCTCAACGACCACGGCATCGACGCGAGCGTGACGACATCCGCCGACTACACGCTCTACCTGGAGGAGCTGGCCTCGGGCAAGCTCGACGTCGGTTTCTGGCTGATGGCGCTCGGCCCGTCGCCGTACAACATCTACCAGCGCCTCTACGGCTCGGCCAACGGCTGGTCCCTGCTCGCGGGCCGGCTGACCCACTCGCCGCCCGGCAAGGACGGCAACTGGATGGGCGGCCCGGAGAAGATCGGCGGGGTGAACCCCGGCGAGCTGACCAACCGCCTGAACCTGGCGACCCCCGAGGAGCAGAAGAAGATCGTCGGCACGCTCGCGAGGCTGACGAACGAGCAGCTCCCCGTCATCCAGCTCTACGACTACGTCAACACCCAGTTCGTCAACACGTCCCGCTACACCGGCTGGCCTCCCCACGACAGCGAGGCGCTGCGCCTTCCCGCGGGCGTGTGGATGCAGCTCGGCATGATCGAGAAGAAGTAGCCCATGAAGCTTTCCGCGACCCGCGACGGCACCCGGGACGACCCGGCGGAGCCGCAGGCCGCCCCGGTGGCGAAGAAGGGCCATCCGGTCAGGCGCCGGCTCGCCGGCCACCTGGTCAGGGGGCTCGTCATGATCTGGGTGGTCACCACGATCAGCTTCGTGATCATCCGCAACATCCCCGGCGACCCCGTCCGGGGACAGTACGAGGCGCTGATCGAGCGGGGCATGTCCCCCGAGCAGGCCGAGCGCGCCACCGCCGTGCTGTACGGCTTCCTGCCCACCGGCACGCTGTGGGAGCAGTACGTCGGCTACATGAAGGCGCTGCTCCACCTGGACCTCGGCCAGTCGCTCAGCACGCCCGGCACCGAGGTGACCACGCTGCTCGGCTCCGCCGCCTCGTGGACGATCCTGCCCGTGCTCGGCGGCACGCTGCTCAGCTTCCTGCTGGGGGTGACCCTCGGCGTCTACGCGGGCATCAAGCGCGCGGGCAAGCTCGGCGACCTGCTGACCATCTCCGGCTCGCTGCTGCACGGCGTGCCGCAGTACGTGCTGGGCCTGCTGATGCTGGCCATCTTCACGACGCTGTGGCCGATCCTGCCCGCGGGCGGCCCGGTCGACGTCGAGTTCCCGCCGGGCCTGAACGGCCCCTACCTGGCCTCGCTGGTCCAGCACGCCACCCTGCCCGTGCTGACGTACGCGCTGGCCAGCTACGGCGGCTGGGTGCTGGCGATGAAGTCCAGCGTGGCCACCGTGCTCGGCGACGACTTCATCCTGGCCGCCGAGCTGCGCGGACTGTCGCGGTGGGTGCTGTTCCGGTACGTCGCCCGCAACGCGATCCTGCCGCTGTTCACGATCCTGGCCCTGTCGCTCGGCATGCTGTTCGGCGGCGCGATCTTCATCGAGCGCATCTTCAACTACCCGGGTCTCGGCCTGCTGCTGGTCGACAGCATCGGCGCCCGCGACTACGCGCTCATGGGCGGCGCCTTCCTGGTGACCACCATCGCGGTCGTCATCGCCAACATCGCGGCCGACCTGCTGTACACCGTGATCGACCCCCGGGTACGGACGGGAGGCGCGGCATGACCGTGACGGCGATACTCCCCGACGGCCAGGGCGGCGGGAGCGCCCGCGCCACGCTGCGCCGCAACTTCTGGCGGGGCGTGGCCCGCGTGCTGCGCCGCAAGCCGAGCCGGATCGCCGGGGTGGTGATCATCGCGCTGTTCGCGCTGATGGCCCTGGTGGGGCCCCTGCTGTACCCGGCCCACCTGCCGCGCGACGACGACGCCCTGTACGCGCCGCCGAGCCTGGCCCACCCGTTCGGCACCGACTTCGAGGGCACCGACGTGCTCGCGCTGGTCGTCACCGGCTCCCGGTACGTCATCCTCACCGGCCTCGCCACGGCGCTGATCACGGTCGCGGTCGGCACGGCGCTCGGCCTGCTCGCCGGGTTCCACCGGGGCCGCTGGGACACGGTGCTGATGCGCGTCACCGACCTGCAGCTCACCATCCCCGGCCTGCCGCTGCTGCTCGTGCTGTCCACGGTGTGGAAGTTCGAGGGCCCGCTGGAGATGGGCCTCGTGCTCGGGCTGCTCGGCTGGGGCGGCATCGCGCGGGCGGTGCGCTCGCAGACGCTCTCCCTGCGCGAGCGCGGCTTCATCGAGGCCGCGCGGGGGCTCGGCCTGTCCACCCCGCACGTCATCGTGCGCGAGCTGCTGCCCGGCATGGCGCCGTACATCGCGATGAACATGCTCATCGCCGTGACCGGCGCCATCTACGCCCAGGTCGGCCTGTTCTTCCTCGGCGTCCTGCCGTTCGACTCCAACAACTGGGGCGTGATGCTCAACCTCGCCGTCTTCGGCGGCGGCGCCCTGACCAGCGCGGCGGCGCTGCCGTACCTGCTGGCGCCGCTGCTGGCCATCCTGCTGCTGACGCTCGGCATCGTGCTCGTCGTCGACGCGATGGACGAGATCTTCAACCCACGGCTGCGTGAGGAGTGACCCGGGTGACCATGAACGCCACGCGGCTGCTGAGGCGCTCCCGCGCCGAGTCGGCCTCCAGCGGTTCCCCGGGCGGCACCGCCGGGGCCCACCGTCCCGACCCCGGCCCCCCGCCGGGCGTGCGGGTGCGCGACCTCACCGTCGTCTACAAGACCCCGCTCGGCGAGCTGCCCGCCGTCGGCGGCGTCTCGCTCACCATCGCCCCCGGCACGATCACCGGCATCGTCGGCGAGTCCGGCTCCGGCAAGTCCACGCTGGCGCTGTCGCTGCTGAACGCCGTCCAGCCGCCCGGCCGCATCGCCGGGGGCAGTGTCGAGGTGGACGGCCTCGGCGACGTGCTCCGGCTGGCCGGCGACGAGCTGCGCCACGCCCGCGGCCGGCGCCTGGGGTACGTCTTCCAGGCCGCGCAGAACTCGCTGAACCCGCTCAAGACGGTCGGCAAGCAGGTGCTCGATCTCGGCCGCTCCCACGGCGTGGACGACCTGCCCGCGCTGGTCAGGGACGCCAGGGGGCTGCTGGAGCGCATGGGCCTGGACGGCGCCCGCGTGCTGGACTCCCACCAGCACGAGCTGTCGGGCGGCATGCGCCAGCGGGTCGGCATCATGCTCGCGCTGGTGCTGAACGCCCGCCTGGCGATCCTGGACGAGCCGACCACGGCGCTGGACATGATCACCCAGGCCACGATCCTGCGCATCGTCCGCGAGGTGCACAAGGAGCGCGGGCTCACCACGCTGATGATCACCCACGACATCGGCGTGGCCGCGGAGGTCACCGACCGGCTCGCCGTGATGTACGGCGGCCGCGTGGTCGAGCACGGCCCCACCATGGACGTCCTCGGCGCCCCCGCCCACCCGTACACCCAGGGCCTGATCAGGGCCATCCCGCGCCTGTCCGGCGACCCCGCGCAGGCGAGGGCCCTGCCGGGGCGCCCGCCGACGCTCGGCACGCTGCCCGCGCGCGGGTGCGTGTTCCGGGAGCGCTGCCCGCTGCGCATGGAGATCTGCGAGACCACCGAGCCGCCGCGGGTGGCCGTGGAGGAGAAGACCGTCGCCTGCCACGCCGTGGCGGCGGGACGGGAGGAGCGCGCGTGATCACCGGCACCGGCATCACCAAGACCTACCGGCAGCGCGGCGACGTCCTCGGCGGACGCGAGGTGCGGGCGCTGCGCGGGGTCGACTTCGCCGTCCCCCGGGGCGGCGCGGTCTCGTTCATCGGCGAGTCCGGCTGCGGCAAGACCACGCTCGGCCGGATCGTCGCCGGGCTGGAGACCTACGACGCCGGCGAGATCGTCATCGACGGCACGCCGATGTCGTCGCTGCGGCACAAGCAGCGGCAGGCGGAGTTCCGGAAGATCCAGCTCATCCACCAGGACCCGTACTCCGCGCTCAACCCGAACCGCACCATCCACCAGACCCTGCAGGCGCCGCTGGCGCTGCGCGCCCGCCGCACCGGCCGCCCGTCCTCCTGGGTGGACGACCGGGCCGAGGAGCTGCTGTCCCTGGTCGGCATCGACCCGGGGTACGTGCTCGGCCGCTACCCGCACCAGCTCTCCGGCGGCATGCGCCAGCGCGTGGTCATCGCCCGCGCGCTGACCGTGGACCCGGAGATGCTCGTCGCCGACGAGTCGGTCTCCATGATCGACGTCTCGATGCGGCTGAGCGTGCTCGCCCTGCTCAAGGACCTGCGCGAGCGGCTCGGGGTGAGCGTGCTGTTCATCACCCACGACATCGCCACCGCGCGCTACATCGGCGACTCCGGCGAGCTGTACGTGCTGTACCGGGGGCAGGTCGTCGAGCGCGGGCTCACCGAGTCGGTGATCTCCGGGCCCGTGCACCCCTACACGCAGTCGCTGCTGTCGGCGATCCCCGTCCTGCACGGCCTCGAACGGCCGGGGCATGACCGGGTGGTGCCGACCGAGGCGCTGGACGAGCGCCGTCCCGACACCGGCTGCCTGTTCGCCCGCCGCTGCCCGTTCCGCACCGAGGAGTGCACGGCCGAGCCGCCCGCGCTGGTCCGCGTGGCCGGACCGGCGGCGGAGGCGGCGCCGCACGAGCACGCCTGCTACCACCCGGCGCGGCGCAGCGTCATCCCCGAGGAGGCCGCGTGAGGAGCCCGGATCTCATGACCGGCGTCCGGGTCGCCACGCCCACGGAGCTGCCCGCGGTCGGCGAGCTGGCGCGCGAGTCGCTGCACCTGGACGCGGCCGAGGCCTCCGCCCTGGTGGCCCGGCTGTCGGCCCCTCCGGCGGGCCGCGCCTGGACGGCCCTGGTGACGCCCGGCCTCGACGGGGCGGTGTTCGCCTCGACGTCCCCGGTGCGGGGCCATGGGCACATCGACCTGCTCGCCGTGCGCCCGGCCGCGCGGGGCCGGGGCCTCGGCAGGGCGCTGGTCGTGGCCGCCGAGGGCTGGCTGCGGGAGCACGGCGTCCAGGAGGTGAGCCTCGCGGGGAACCCGCCCTG includes these proteins:
- a CDS encoding ABC transporter permease → MKLSATRDGTRDDPAEPQAAPVAKKGHPVRRRLAGHLVRGLVMIWVVTTISFVIIRNIPGDPVRGQYEALIERGMSPEQAERATAVLYGFLPTGTLWEQYVGYMKALLHLDLGQSLSTPGTEVTTLLGSAASWTILPVLGGTLLSFLLGVTLGVYAGIKRAGKLGDLLTISGSLLHGVPQYVLGLLMLAIFTTLWPILPAGGPVDVEFPPGLNGPYLASLVQHATLPVLTYALASYGGWVLAMKSSVATVLGDDFILAAELRGLSRWVLFRYVARNAILPLFTILALSLGMLFGGAIFIERIFNYPGLGLLLVDSIGARDYALMGGAFLVTTIAVVIANIAADLLYTVIDPRVRTGGAA
- a CDS encoding ABC transporter substrate-binding protein is translated as MKRLTAIAALAVVATATACGTTGTTSSGGIYTTIDGAKQIDASAPINPFNPQGSTFVGYDTMSLGWPKNDLMNPDLFYPGLAGSWSATPDQGEVVIHLRPNARWSDGKPVTSKDVRTSIGLAYTQGGSAYTVNAGAAGAAADVVIVDDKTVKITQGANRSNAFLRNVLSTVVVPDHVYGGLLPATFWRTLQDARGTGPAADKAKTEITGLSQKVITFSPRQDVSAGPFVLERVNPGAALLKRNPYFYDAAKIVPDKVKVLNYTGNEQIWNYLVSGKLDSAPFTAVPAAVMARIKATAGNEIRKGYSPVAASMAFNQSRKPYDNAHVRRALAYLIDRGQVTRVASPEAGTPSIATTGIHGSAAKAWLGPGLAGLNPYNVDPAKADQELRAAGMVKRKGQWGFADGKPWQVRLTVPAEFSDWVAAAKSITSQLNDHGIDASVTTSADYTLYLEELASGKLDVGFWLMALGPSPYNIYQRLYGSANGWSLLAGRLTHSPPGKDGNWMGGPEKIGGVNPGELTNRLNLATPEEQKKIVGTLARLTNEQLPVIQLYDYVNTQFVNTSRYTGWPPHDSEALRLPAGVWMQLGMIEKK
- a CDS encoding ABC transporter ATP-binding protein; the protein is MNATRLLRRSRAESASSGSPGGTAGAHRPDPGPPPGVRVRDLTVVYKTPLGELPAVGGVSLTIAPGTITGIVGESGSGKSTLALSLLNAVQPPGRIAGGSVEVDGLGDVLRLAGDELRHARGRRLGYVFQAAQNSLNPLKTVGKQVLDLGRSHGVDDLPALVRDARGLLERMGLDGARVLDSHQHELSGGMRQRVGIMLALVLNARLAILDEPTTALDMITQATILRIVREVHKERGLTTLMITHDIGVAAEVTDRLAVMYGGRVVEHGPTMDVLGAPAHPYTQGLIRAIPRLSGDPAQARALPGRPPTLGTLPARGCVFRERCPLRMEICETTEPPRVAVEEKTVACHAVAAGREERA
- a CDS encoding ABC transporter ATP-binding protein yields the protein MITGTGITKTYRQRGDVLGGREVRALRGVDFAVPRGGAVSFIGESGCGKTTLGRIVAGLETYDAGEIVIDGTPMSSLRHKQRQAEFRKIQLIHQDPYSALNPNRTIHQTLQAPLALRARRTGRPSSWVDDRAEELLSLVGIDPGYVLGRYPHQLSGGMRQRVVIARALTVDPEMLVADESVSMIDVSMRLSVLALLKDLRERLGVSVLFITHDIATARYIGDSGELYVLYRGQVVERGLTESVISGPVHPYTQSLLSAIPVLHGLERPGHDRVVPTEALDERRPDTGCLFARRCPFRTEECTAEPPALVRVAGPAAEAAPHEHACYHPARRSVIPEEAA
- a CDS encoding SAM-dependent methyltransferase, whose translation is MGEVRAPAGVDPYTPSVARMYDYYLGGKDNFASDREAAEKIIEILPNLRDIARENREFLIRAVTYLSRQGIRQFLDIGAGLPTQRNVHQVAQELVPESRVVYVDNDPIVMSHARALLAENDRVIAVDADMRDPEALLARPEIRAHLDFTRPVAILLLGVLHFVPDDEEAARIVATLKTALGPGGHLVISHGSIGELSDEQQSAGERVFSRTAVPGTRSRSPEQVRAFFDGLEPVEPGVVPLQDWRPDTDVPLARPGEAGAVGGVARMA
- a CDS encoding ABC transporter permease, which produces MTVTAILPDGQGGGSARATLRRNFWRGVARVLRRKPSRIAGVVIIALFALMALVGPLLYPAHLPRDDDALYAPPSLAHPFGTDFEGTDVLALVVTGSRYVILTGLATALITVAVGTALGLLAGFHRGRWDTVLMRVTDLQLTIPGLPLLLVLSTVWKFEGPLEMGLVLGLLGWGGIARAVRSQTLSLRERGFIEAARGLGLSTPHVIVRELLPGMAPYIAMNMLIAVTGAIYAQVGLFFLGVLPFDSNNWGVMLNLAVFGGGALTSAAALPYLLAPLLAILLLTLGIVLVVDAMDEIFNPRLREE